The Papaver somniferum cultivar HN1 chromosome 3, ASM357369v1, whole genome shotgun sequence genome includes a region encoding these proteins:
- the LOC113358998 gene encoding transcription factor MUTE-like, which produces MAHIAVERNRRKLMNEHLKVLRSLTPCFYIKRGDQASIIGGVIEFVKELHQILQSLESKKRRKSLSSSPGPSPRSTLQLITQPPISPLPLPPDSSSPFTTAGFPDDQQIQHNNTAVRDDHQLAGASCNSSVADVEAKISGSNVILRTVSKRIPGQVVKLIELLEKHSFEILHLNVSSMEDTVLHSFVIKIGLECKLSVEELAVEVQQSFNSTSN; this is translated from the exons ATGGCTCATATAGCTGTTGAGAGAAATAGAAGAAAGCTAATGAATGAACACCTCAAGGTTCTTCGTTCCTTGACTCCTTGCTTCTATATCAAAAGA GGAGATCAAGCTTCGATAATAGGGGGCGTAATAGAATTCGTCAAGGAACTGCACCAAATTCTACAATCTTTAGAATCAAAGAAGCGGAGAAAGAGCTTGAGCTCTAGTCCTGGACCAAGTCCGAGGTCAACTTTGCAGCTAATAACTCAACCTCCTATTTCTCCCCTTCCATTACCTCCGGACAGTAGTAGTCCCTTTACTACTGCTGGGTTTCCTGACGATCAACAGATTCAGCACAATAATACTGCCGTTCGAGATGATCATCAGCTGGCTGGGGCATCTTGCAACTCTTCGGTCGCAGATGTTGAAGCCAAAATATCGGGTTCGAATGTTATACTCCGGACGGTTTCAAAAAGAATTCCTGGACAAGTCGTTAAattgattgaactcttggaaaaACACTCGTTCGAGATACTTCATCTTAACGTTAGTAGCATGGAAGACACTGTCCTACACTCCTTTGTTATAAAG ATTGGCCTTGAATGCAAACTTAGCGTGGAGGAATTAGCTGTGGAAGTTCAACAAAGCTTCAACTCTACCTCgaattag